The following proteins are co-located in the Polymorphospora rubra genome:
- a CDS encoding amidohydrolase family protein: protein MDPYRDRRWYIADVHTHYACPDYPALAPRNTARALAHRWSSLARRIADLDGLLAESGRHGVDLRVLSAPPALVTAYGERSAPADLRRINDHLAEAVSTAPDRIRGLATIDAFGGDTAAAEAVRSVRELGLSGLVVDCATEGELLSSPAARPTLTAAAELGVPVLAHPISPDSMTRAFAGLGRFGTSLARGTINAAALLSLLHDGVLEELPGLHVIFPMLGMAGLSLAAATDEGEIMTARAPAPRRAHVYLDTMGFAPAAIRFATDLLGPDHVLVGSDWPIGLRDATRERVETVLAQAGLDENDAHLVAGGNARRLLALRP from the coding sequence ATGGACCCGTACCGCGACCGGCGGTGGTACATCGCCGACGTCCACACCCACTACGCCTGTCCGGACTATCCGGCGCTGGCGCCCCGGAACACGGCGCGGGCACTGGCGCACCGGTGGTCGTCGCTGGCCCGCCGGATCGCCGACCTGGACGGACTGCTCGCCGAGTCCGGCCGCCACGGCGTCGACCTGCGGGTCCTCAGCGCACCGCCCGCGCTGGTCACGGCGTACGGCGAGCGGTCCGCCCCGGCCGACCTGCGACGGATCAACGACCACCTGGCCGAGGCGGTGTCGACAGCACCGGACCGGATCCGGGGCCTGGCCACCATCGACGCGTTCGGCGGCGACACCGCCGCCGCGGAGGCGGTCCGGTCGGTCCGGGAACTCGGCCTGTCCGGGCTGGTCGTCGACTGCGCCACGGAGGGAGAACTCCTCAGCTCCCCCGCCGCCCGCCCCACCCTGACCGCCGCCGCCGAACTCGGGGTGCCCGTTCTCGCACACCCGATCAGCCCGGACTCGATGACCAGGGCGTTCGCCGGCCTCGGCCGGTTCGGTACGTCACTGGCCCGGGGCACGATCAACGCCGCCGCCCTGCTGTCCCTGCTGCACGACGGTGTCCTGGAGGAGCTGCCCGGCCTGCACGTGATCTTCCCGATGCTGGGCATGGCCGGCCTGTCCCTCGCCGCCGCGACCGACGAGGGTGAGATCATGACCGCACGCGCCCCGGCGCCGCGCCGCGCCCACGTCTACCTCGACACCATGGGCTTCGCCCCGGCCGCGATCAGATTCGCGACCGACCTCCTCGGCCCCGACCACGTGCTGGTCGGCAGCGACTGGCCGATCGGGCTCCGCGACGCCACCCGCGAACGGGTCGAGACGGTCCTGGCCCAGGCCGGGTTGGATGAGAACGACGCCCACCTGGTCGCCGGAGGCAACGCCCGCCGCCTGCTGGCACTCCGGCCGTAG
- a CDS encoding MBL fold metallo-hydrolase — protein sequence MNSKEPHQHADPGVPRWTDTGGGEGPLWSFHVGDVEVFPIREVDYFPVPTDFFPQLESETWTEGAFYTREPFTRDGRIVLNQEAHLLKAGDRLILVDAGGGNGKPRNGGVFDRADRPFLEQFARAGVSVDDVDTVVFTHLHVDHVGFATSSDGAGGWVPTFPNARYLVVREEFDWWTGPEGAVALRRTGDYIADSILPLRDAGVLDLVEADHVLSPEVHLVPAFGHTPGNVYLVVESAGRRALFAGDMLHHGVQLERPEWSIRYCVVPGDSADQRRRLLERAADSGDLLVPAHFPFPAAGYVHRAERGFTYTFIEV from the coding sequence GTGAACAGCAAGGAACCGCACCAGCACGCCGACCCCGGCGTGCCGCGCTGGACCGACACCGGCGGCGGCGAGGGACCGCTCTGGTCGTTCCACGTCGGCGACGTCGAGGTCTTCCCCATCCGCGAGGTCGACTACTTCCCCGTCCCGACCGACTTCTTCCCACAGCTCGAATCCGAGACCTGGACCGAGGGCGCGTTCTACACCAGGGAACCGTTCACCAGGGACGGCCGGATCGTGCTCAACCAGGAGGCCCACCTGCTCAAGGCCGGGGACCGGCTCATCCTCGTCGACGCCGGCGGCGGCAACGGCAAGCCCCGCAACGGCGGGGTGTTCGACCGCGCCGACCGGCCCTTCCTGGAGCAGTTCGCACGGGCCGGGGTGTCCGTCGACGACGTCGACACGGTGGTGTTCACGCACCTGCACGTCGACCACGTCGGTTTCGCCACCAGCTCGGACGGGGCCGGCGGCTGGGTGCCGACCTTCCCCAACGCCCGCTACCTGGTCGTCCGGGAGGAGTTCGACTGGTGGACCGGGCCCGAGGGGGCGGTGGCGCTGCGCCGCACCGGCGACTACATCGCCGACAGCATCCTGCCGCTGCGCGACGCCGGGGTGCTCGACCTGGTCGAGGCCGACCACGTGCTGTCGCCGGAGGTCCACCTGGTCCCGGCCTTCGGCCACACACCCGGCAACGTCTACCTGGTCGTCGAGTCGGCCGGCCGGCGGGCGCTGTTCGCCGGCGACATGCTGCACCACGGCGTGCAGCTGGAACGTCCGGAGTGGAGCATCCGGTACTGCGTCGTGCCGGGCGACTCGGCCGACCAGCGTCGCCGCCTGCTCGAGCGGGCCGCCGACTCCGGCGACCTGCTGGTGCCGGCCCACTTCCCGTTCCCGGCCGCCGGGTACGTGCACCGGGCCGAACGCGGCTTCACGTACACGTTCATCGAGGTCTGA
- a CDS encoding ABC transporter ATP-binding protein, translating to MTPPESDDALLRIVDLRKSYRSRERTVDALTGITLSVRDGEFVAVVGPSGCGKTTLLKIVAGLLPASSGDVVLAGRRVMEPPPDLGVVFQEYGRSLFAWKTVRQNVELPLRHRGIGRAERRDLVVEALEAVGLAQAADAYPWQLSGGMQQRVAIARAVAYRPRLLLMDEPFSAVDAQTRGDLEDLLARLWRRYPMTVLFVTHDIDEAVYLSQRVVVLGAAGAGIIAQFPIDLPAERDQLGTRSTSRFGELRARVYAHVRRAPTTDAPTSPHLEKVTP from the coding sequence GTGACACCGCCCGAATCCGACGACGCCCTGCTGCGGATCGTCGACCTGCGCAAGTCGTACCGGTCCCGGGAGCGCACCGTCGACGCGTTGACCGGGATCACCCTGTCGGTCCGCGACGGCGAGTTCGTCGCGGTCGTCGGCCCGTCCGGGTGCGGCAAGACCACGCTGCTGAAGATAGTGGCCGGGCTGCTGCCCGCCTCGTCCGGCGACGTCGTCCTCGCCGGACGGCGGGTGATGGAACCGCCGCCCGACCTCGGCGTGGTGTTCCAGGAGTACGGCCGCAGCCTGTTCGCCTGGAAGACGGTCCGACAGAACGTCGAACTGCCGCTGCGGCACCGGGGGATCGGCCGCGCCGAGCGCCGGGATCTGGTCGTGGAGGCCCTCGAGGCCGTCGGGCTGGCGCAGGCGGCGGACGCGTACCCGTGGCAGTTGTCCGGCGGCATGCAGCAACGGGTCGCGATCGCCCGGGCGGTCGCCTACCGGCCCCGCCTGCTGCTCATGGACGAACCGTTCTCCGCGGTCGACGCGCAGACCCGCGGCGACCTGGAGGATCTGCTGGCCCGCCTGTGGCGGCGGTACCCGATGACCGTCCTGTTCGTCACCCACGACATCGACGAGGCCGTCTACCTCAGCCAACGCGTCGTCGTCCTCGGCGCGGCGGGGGCCGGGATCATCGCCCAGTTCCCGATCGACCTGCCGGCCGAACGCGACCAGCTCGGCACCCGCTCGACGTCCCGCTTCGGTGAGCTGCGCGCCCGCGTGTACGCACACGTGCGGCGGGCCCCGACAACCGACGCCCCGACATCGCCACACCTGGAGAAGGTGACCCCGTGA